A window from Cellulomonas sp. C5510 encodes these proteins:
- the folE gene encoding GTP cyclohydrolase I, producing MLECSDDGATRDVRAFGTTPRAEADLLRAEAALADFVRAMGVPADAPATRATPRRMARAYAEFLTPRAFELTTFDNDEGYDELVLARSIPVRSVCEHHFLPFAGVAHVGYYPGARIVGLSKLARVVEHFACRPQVQERLTRQVALELEHELRPSGVGVVIEASHSCMTLRGARSSGSTTVTSTLLGTLRDNPGTRQEFLSLLPTGTR from the coding sequence ATGCTGGAGTGCAGTGACGACGGGGCGACGAGGGACGTGCGCGCGTTCGGGACGACGCCGCGTGCGGAGGCCGACCTCCTCCGTGCCGAGGCGGCTCTCGCCGACTTCGTGCGGGCGATGGGGGTCCCCGCGGACGCCCCGGCCACGCGGGCGACGCCCCGCCGGATGGCGCGGGCGTACGCCGAGTTCCTCACACCCCGGGCTTTCGAGCTCACCACCTTCGACAACGACGAGGGGTACGACGAGCTCGTCCTCGCTCGCAGCATCCCGGTGCGGTCGGTGTGCGAGCACCACTTCCTCCCGTTCGCCGGGGTGGCGCACGTCGGGTACTACCCGGGGGCGCGGATCGTCGGGCTGTCCAAGCTGGCCCGCGTCGTGGAGCACTTCGCGTGCCGGCCGCAGGTCCAGGAGCGGTTGACCCGCCAGGTCGCGCTGGAGCTCGAGCATGAGCTGCGACCGTCAGGTGTCGGCGTGGTGATCGAGGCGTCGCACTCGTGCATGACGCTGCGAGGTGCGCGGTCCTCGGGTTCGACCACGGTCACGTCGACGCTGCTCGGCACGCTGCGCGACAACCCGGGAACGCGTCAGGAGTTCCTGTCGCTGCTGCCCACGGGCACACGATGA
- a CDS encoding SDR family NAD(P)-dependent oxidoreductase: protein MKGTVALVAGGAGHAGSCIAQTLLDRGATVIAPSRSLSRLSALGARLDARGPGELHLVRADLADTAEAESLRDLVLERHGRLDSVIASLGTFEREARIDEMDRATWDRLVFDNLTPHFVVARTFAPVLADSGGVYVTLAGITANEPMTFAAPMSVTGAGLRMLLRVLAAEYAGTAIRCHEVTLLAPILDHWFGFAPQPGWLTADEVGRFVADVLDPGWAHPDRLLLSLPEPDSPRVWRRPTPPRPVEHRTSAARGR, encoded by the coding sequence ATGAAGGGCACCGTCGCGTTGGTGGCCGGCGGCGCGGGACACGCCGGGAGCTGCATCGCCCAGACGCTGCTCGACCGTGGGGCGACCGTGATCGCGCCCAGCCGGTCCCTCAGCCGGCTGAGCGCGCTCGGGGCCCGGCTCGACGCGCGTGGACCCGGCGAGCTGCACCTCGTCCGGGCGGACCTCGCCGACACCGCCGAGGCGGAGTCGTTGCGCGATCTCGTGCTGGAGCGGCACGGTCGGCTCGACTCGGTGATCGCGTCGCTGGGTACGTTCGAACGCGAGGCGCGGATCGACGAGATGGACCGCGCGACCTGGGACCGCCTGGTCTTCGACAACCTCACACCGCACTTCGTGGTGGCTCGCACGTTCGCCCCGGTGCTCGCCGACAGCGGCGGCGTCTACGTCACGCTGGCGGGGATCACCGCGAACGAGCCGATGACGTTCGCTGCCCCGATGTCGGTGACCGGCGCCGGCTTGCGGATGCTCCTTCGCGTGCTCGCGGCGGAGTACGCAGGTACGGCGATCCGGTGCCACGAGGTGACGCTGCTCGCGCCGATCCTGGACCACTGGTTCGGCTTCGCGCCGCAGCCGGGGTGGCTGACCGCGGACGAGGTGGGCCGCTTCGTCGCCGACGTCCTCGACCCGGGTTGGGCCCACCCGGACCGGCTGCTCCTGTCCCTCCCGGAGCCCGACTCGCCACGCGTGTGGCGACGACCGACGCCGCCGCGCCCGGTCGAGCACCGGACCTCGGCCGCGCGGGGGCGGTGA